The window ACCCGGACAACGCACCGAGCAGCAGAAGCCAATCAGCCTTGTATCGAGTATGCAGAGGTCGCCCTTTAATGTGACCGCCGCTATGCTCCCTACGTCAGCACAACGCCGCAACGCAGACGGCATGTCCGGTACTCCCGGTTCATAGCGCTTGATCTTCAATCCTTCACGTCCGGCTAAGCCGTCTCAAATTCTAAGCTGGAGAGGTTGAGAGTGGGGGAGCGTTTCGAGAGATGAAGTATTTCCACACCTACCACGTCGTTCGATTCGTTATAATCGAGCACTACACCCGGCGAGACTTCTTCAGACTCGACGATAGTAGAGGTGTCGAGGCGCAGGTAGAGCGCATCGGCTTCTTTATCGACGTGCAGTTTCATAATTTTTCTTTCATGTTGCGATCAAAGAATACACTCACCACCCGCCAAGGTGCAACGCGAGTGTTAACAGCTACGCGCAATATCCGGTTACCCTGTTCCGGGAAACGATGGAATCAATCCATTATCAAAACACACCTGGATTAAAGATTTTGCTGTCGCATTATTGACGTAACTCCAGCCTCTCTTGTCGCAAATCGCTTGCATTACGCTCTCGAATGCTTTGAGACATTCGCTGAGAGATTCTTTCGCACTACCCCGTCGGTAATGTTCATGTGCATTCAAGAACTCCTGTTGCGCTCCGGCATAGTGTCCTTGATTGAGTAGCTTTAGAGCTGGCTGAACAACCTCGGAATGAAGCAATTCGGAATCGACACGAATAATTTCTCCGTTTGTAAATTGATAACCAACACCATGCTCCTTGAACCTAGCATTTAGCTCCTCTATTGCACGGTCTGCTCTCTCTGACGCATTCTCTCGTTCTAAGTAATTCCAGCTTCTCGTACGGCGATCTATGGTCAGAGATGACAACTCTACCGCATCAAGGGCCTTTTCGACATCTTCTTCTTGAAGGAAGAAATCTCTGAGTTCTTCAATGTAATTTCTACCTCCATAACGCTCCATTGTTCTCGGTCTCGGTAGAGTGAAAACACCATATTCGTGACATAAGGTATTGACTATGAACCGATAAGCTTCTCTTACCGATCTGTAGCTGTAATAACCGTGCCTCATGACATTATATTGGGCCTCATTCCCAAAGGTATCCCTCCAGATGTAAACAATCTGCACTCTGAGAGGATTAGGGAGTTCGTCGTAGACGTAAACATCAGGAGCCTCTCCTCGAAGTCTCTTTTGACGTTTCGAGAATATGTCAAGTATCGGCAAGACTGATTCCTCCTACATAGTGTTCACTAACCACTCACACTTTGAAAATGTTTCCTCGCAGCCTTAAACCTCGGCCTACAGACGCCGGACATCGGACAAGGCAACCATCTTACGGTCCAGGGTCAGGACTTCCAGGCCAGCGCGGGAATAGTCGTCGGCGATGAGGCGGTCGAACAGCCCTGGGCCACCGGAGGTATTGAGCGCTTCGATGACCGAACGCCCGTTTAGAGGAGCAACCAGCCCGCTGCGGAGGACATCGAGTAAGGAAGTGCGGACGTCGGCCTTGGACACTCCATAGTGGTGCTGCACGGCGACATACGCTTCCCCGACGACTTGGTTTGAGACAAAGACCTCGGAGGTCTGGTCTTCGACCAGGGCGCGAAGCTTACTCACGCAATACGCGAAGTCCTTTTCCGGGTCTCCAGTGAGCAACCGTACGAGGACTGAGGTATCAATCCCGTAGCGACGGATCATATGGTTGCTCCCGGAAGGCTTGCAGGTCGAACGGCGGATGTCCGGGTGGAATCTTGTCGCGAAGCCCCCCGAGCCGAGACAAATCTATCCGCCGCGGCCGCAGGATGAATCCGTCAGGGCCTTCTTCCAGTTCGAGTTGATCGCCTGGGCCCACGCCGAGCGCATTTAACACCCTCGCCGGGAAAGTCACTTGGCGCTTAGATGTGATCTTTACAACCATACCATTTCTCCTT is drawn from Flavobacteriales bacterium and contains these coding sequences:
- a CDS encoding DUF2283 domain-containing protein, yielding MKLHVDKEADALYLRLDTSTIVESEEVSPGVVLDYNESNDVVGVEILHLSKRSPTLNLSSLEFETA
- a CDS encoding AbrB/MazE/SpoVT family DNA-binding domain-containing protein, whose translation is MVVKITSKRQVTFPARVLNALGVGPGDQLELEEGPDGFILRPRRIDLSRLGGLRDKIPPGHPPFDLQAFREQPYDPSLRD